Part of the Vitis vinifera cultivar Pinot Noir 40024 chromosome 13, ASM3070453v1 genome is shown below.
ATGAAACACTAAACCACTCATCTGACCAAGATTTTGCCAAAAGTGGCCCAATATTGAACAGAGGAAAGAAGAAGGAAGTGCTGCTTGATGATGTTGGTGGCAGTGCCTCCTTGAGAGCCACATCAACTCTAGGCAACAATCTTTTGGGTGGAGCAAAGGGAAAAagaagtgagagagagagagacaaggATGGTCTAGCAAGAAATTCTGCTGCCAAAGCTGGCCGTCCATCACTTGGAAACTTCAAAGGTGAGCGCAAGACAAAAACAAAGCCCAAGCAGAAGACTGCTCAGATATCGACTTCAGGAAATGGATTTGTTGGCAGGAATACAGAAGCAACACCTCCTTTGTACCCTTCATTTAGTGGTTCTGATGAATTGATTACCAATGATAGcaataaaaaaagagaagtCGGGTTGATGTCTCCTGGTAATGTTCCCCAAGATTCATTTAAGGAAGTCAAGGAACCCATGGACTTTCCGAGCTTGCAGATTCATGAATTAGACTCGATAGAAGAACTAGGTGTAGGCAGTGACCTGGGTGGGCCTCAAGATCTCAGTTCTTGGTTGAACTTTGACGAGGATGGCTTACAAGACCATGATTCAATGGGCCTTGAAATACCTATGGATGACCTCTCAGATTTAAATATGATTCTGTGAGGACGGTACACTGTATATTCCTGTGGATTATTCAACTGTTTAGATGAGAATGATAGTGCTGTTGTCAAGGGAAAACAGCTGTTTTGAGTTTTATCTCAGGCAAATTGGCACTTGTAATTATGGCAATTCTTTTTGTATACTTCTTTAAAGAAGTCGATTTAGGAATCATTATTGCTTAAGTGGTCCGGATAATTTCTTTCCTTGTAAAACACTACAGTTTTCTTTCAGAGCCATATATGTTCATCCTGCTTCTTGCTTGTATTTCTTACTCTGTTCATCTCTTAAGTTGCTTTATTGATAGGACTGCTGGTTTCTGCTTGTCAGTGAAAGTGGCATGTTGATGTATGAGGTGTTTCATTTACATGTATAAACATGTTATAAGATACACTTGGTTGATTGGTGAACTATATCACCAATGTTGCATCTgtacattaaaattaaattgaacaaGTTCCAATGCAGGTGATCAGTGTTGTCTAATGCATGAGTAAGATGATTCTAGTTTTTATAACAGGAGTAAATTCATATCAAGTATCTTGATTCTAGACTGTACACCATTAAAAGGAGTGTATTTCTCCTTTTGATATCTATTTTCTTGATATTCTTTGGAAAATAGCCTTGAGGAggttcatctttttatttttatttttatttttattttatgatatggTTTTTAACAGTTGTTGAAAGGGACACAGATCTATCGCTTTTGGGTTCTGGTGTGATTTTGTAGCTGCTTTACATGTATAAGGAACTTTGTTCTGGATCCTTCAGGGGTGCTGACAATAGCTTCTAGCAATTGAAGATTGTTGGCTCTTTTATGCAGAATTTATCTAGCACAACAACACTGTTATCATGGTATTGGGAATGTTTAGGTTTATATTTACTCTTGCTTGGTACATGGGCACATATTGGCATTGAGACTTTTTAGGCTGTCTGAGAACTTGACCTGATCTCCATTTTTTGATGTCCATTTTAAATCTACCATGTAAGGCTTGGACAGGGAGTTAAGGTATGTTAACTTTTCTATTCTGTGATTGGTTCTTGTACCTTAACCAAAATATTCATTACCTTGTGTAGTActgaaaattggaattaaaatacACTTCTCCATCAATTGTTCAATTACTGCTCTCAATTTGTTTACTTAAAAATTTCTCACAATCATATATTTCTCTATCTAATGATATTTTTGAACCCTATCTATAATATGAGCTTGATGGATCTGATATTGCCCCATGGATAATAGTTTTGTTACTTTTGTATTCTTCTTCTAAGTTGGTTCAAAtgtttatcttgaaattttatttatcatgtTGTTGTGCCATTGCAGGTTGCCTCAGTGATGCATGCCTTGAATGTCTTGTCAGGTTCTTGCACTGATGGTCCTCCAGTTTCAGTGCTTGGTACTCATACCATCATGAACTAGAACAGACAATTTTAGATTTTCAGATTATCATGAAGCAGGTATTTTTTCACATGtggatattatttttcaatgcaGAATTGTAATCAACAGGTGTCTCCTTCCTTTCTTAGTATCTGTgactgattttattttttatttattttttatatttttcagtATTTGGGCCATTGCATTTAATCTGTCTGTTCAGAAAATCATGGGTTGGTCATACTAATTAGATTGATCCGTAACTGTTCTAGCTCCTGTTGTACTTTCTGTCTATTTGGTTATAGTTTGTTGTTTGTATTGCTTCTGCTATCTGCTTGTTTTCTTAGCATGTTATTGGAAGTAATAGATTTGTATTCTGGGGGAATTCAAAAAATTCACTAGAATACTGATTGTTAATAAAATCAAGGTTGATCACGACAGGTGGGTGGTAGGCTTTTATTCCCCTGttctattttctcttcttttagagactcaaactgacaagaagCTTTGAGGCAGGGAGAAGTTGTCTTGACATTACGTTATATGAAATTTTTCCAGGAGGGTATCTCCTGGGGGCATCCAGCTTGTTGAATCTAATTGAGTATATTCTTTTGGGGTTTGAGCAGATTTGGGCAAGTTTAAACCCACTTTCACAATACCCTTTTTAAACAAGCGTTGGGGAATCTGTGCTTGTGCTTGGTTAAGTCCTCTTTCTGTTTAGCTAGCTGATGGGAAACCTGTGGCCATTTTGGTGATCACCCTACTCTAATATGTTTCTCTTTTGGAATAATGGTGGAAAAAGATCTATCCTCTTATACATTAATGATAGGTAGTCTTCTTTACCTAACATCTTGCGTTTAGTGTAATGGCTTATGTTTGATACCAATCAAGTCCAAAGGGGCATCTTAGTGTTGTTAAAAGGATAATCAGATACGTGGTTGGTACTTGTGATCGTAGCtttctcccttctctcttcatATCAAATACAGTATTGGGAAGGGGTCTAAAACACATTTTCAAGATGACATTTTGGTGGGGGAATCAACCTCTCCATTTCTCTTTTTGCTTCTTGTTAGGATCTCGAGCTGGAAAAGTTCTTTGGCCTAACACAGGTTGTGATTAAAGATGTTGGATGCTGCATAGTAGTAGTACTCTCCTCTACTACTAATTTGACCACTTTCCTTTTGATTAAAGCCTTTGCATGGTTGGTAGCTCTTAAGAAGGTGTTAACTAATGATATGCTTTAACTCGGTAGGTCTTGCAGGCAATCGGTTCTTCTTCTTTGGCTGAAGACAGGTTCTGATGGAAGATGGTGGATGCTGGATTGTTGTTGCAATTGCTCTCTTCGAATGCAAACTTGAGACAACTTTCCTTTGGTTAAATTTGTCTGGAAAACAAAAAGCCTTTTACATTGTTGGTGGTCGTTAGGATGGCATTGACTAATATGCTTATAACTAGTTAGGCCTTGCAGGTTTTAATCCCTTAGAGATATTTGACATATGGAGGAAGAGTGGGGAATATGTTGGCCATCGATTTCTTCATTACCCTGTTTTTTTTCGGCCGGAATGAAATGTTAAGATCTTCATGGATAAAAAGGCGATGCTGAATTATATGTGGAATAATTATTATCAAAGAATTTTTGGGTGTTCCCGGAGCCTCGTGTCTTTTGGATTGGAAGACCAGCTGAATGATTAGAAACAGGGGATGTGACACACCCCTACTCCCTACCACTAATCTACCCTCTTAAAACATTTTGGTATTTGAAAACTGCATTCACAATTGCAACTTTAGCCCAACTCTCTTTTTGAGGTATATCAGGCCTCAAATACAGAGTTCACTTACCCACTCCTTTGCTtggtttatatttatttatttgttaatttttttttaaatatcttaggaaccatggttttatttatttatttatttttatttttatttttcatataaaaaaagtttttaaaattcagtctgaaaattttcaacttggATTGCTCTTTGGACCTTTTTGTCACTTATGATTTTTTTGGGCCTTGTGCTTATATAAAAGACGTTTATAAATTAATCACTGAATTGTCTTAGtgaagttttttatattttttattgatcattTATACGAGAATCTTGACTTCatctttaaacttttttttttcccttctttttcttgAAATCTTAATTACGTAATCATGTTAAAAAGTGTTTATAGTATTTCTTATActtggaaaatttttatcattcaaatataaaaaacaaaacattttttaaaattattgccAAATACACTCTTAATTTGATATACCTTAAGTGTTTGCATAAAAGCATTTGAGTCAAATTACGGTTAagacaaaaaagagaaaaagaaaaaaaaaagagaacttattatattctattaatttatttgcCACATTGTTATTCATCTAAATTTCAATTACTagtataaatataacaatttttgcAATTAGTATTACGAGAAAAGAAGTCTTTTTGCATAAGGTAATGAAAGAAGAATAGATGAATAAATAGGTggttgtattaaaaaaaatacatacttATAGTACCCCATGTGTGGTACAAGCGAATAGGACTCAGGTACAAAGCAACAAGAGCTATGTTGCATATGTAGACCTGATCGGTGGTACCTTTTCGGTAGGTATCAAAAAAGTATACTTGGTATTATAGTAGGATTCTAAACATCTTCCTACCCTCAATCTTTACTTTCATTAAACATAATGAACTGATTGAGCATGCTTTTCTTAAATTACAATGTTCAAATCTCACCATTGACTACTTCATCAGCTTCAAACCTGTGAACTTTGTTATCAGTAGGAATTCCATAATCTGCTCTGCCCTGGACTGAAACGAGTTGTTCCACAGTTTGCAACTTGAAACTTGCATTTGGAAGATGAAGACCTAAGTGATATTCCTCTTCCCCAAAATCCACCCGTTTAAGTGTTCTCTTATAACTCTCAGCAGCTAACCTTGGGGGACCTCTTGCTATGGATACCTGTGTTATTCCATGTAAAACTGTTACACTCATAAGATACACACACAATTTCACAACACAAATACTCATTCCTCCACGGTCATATATACAAACTTAATGAGAAATTACCAAATGTCCTTTTCCTAGCTCTGAAAGCCAAAATCTCCACTCATTCTTGTCCTCACCGTTCCTGTTTACATATATGTTGGTCCAGTTCGTGTGATGGAACTCCACATTGTCCAACCTGTATGCCAGTCCAGTCCCCAGGGCTTTGACAAATGCTTCTTTTAGAGACCAATATCTGTAGAACAAGATTCAGTCAGTTGAACATTTTGTTATTGTTAGTACTTCATACTTTGTTCATACTTCAGCTATAGAAAGGAAACTACATTACAGACTATACATTTGCCAAGAAAAAATATGCTGAGGAAATGAGTGGATCAGATTTAGGTGGGTTCCAACCGGGGTTGAGTTTCATTCTGGTTGTTTTACCACAATCATCTGTACTGGATTATTGTTTTACCACAACCATCTGTACTGGATTATAAAGACATCAAACACAAACAGCCATATAATAAGGACAATTTTAAGAACCATAATTGATAATGAGTTGGACAGGCCAACTCCTTGGTAGATGAATAGCTTGACGATGAACCAATTGAACAGGCTGGATTAGTGGGTTTCTGGGCCAATCCTTTTGCAGCTCTACTCAAAATAGGCTCCTGGAGAACTTGCTGCATTGATCCAGGGTTTCAAAGCACTAAATGTAGAGAACCAGGAGATAGAAGCTAAATATAAAGTTTGATGGCgaacaaaaaattgtacataattAACGTCTTATGTCTCATATTCATtaagttgtttttgtttttgttaaacGGGTCAAATTCAATGAGTGTAATGGAATTATACAAGCTAAATTGGTATGTAATAAGTAAGCTAAATTGGTATGTATTAAGCAACAACTTAgaagaaaacaagtaaaagtgCTTCCACAAGTAAACCAGGGGGCTTATTGTCACACCCAGCCTGACACATGGATTATTTGGGAAACACATAAGTCCTTGACACATTATGCTCCTAAAGAGAAGGACAGGGGTGCTACAattctttatttgatttccaGTATATGTGTCgggaaaaaagaacaaaacaaaaaatttattttttctttttttctgccTGTCTTCTTGGCAATCAAAGGGATCCTAAACATCAGTTGATAGATGTTTAGATCTACAAAACTTATATTACCGCAAAAAGGTAAAAGAAGTATGAACTTCATGGTTATACTAAGAAAACCTGACATTGGCTGATAAAAcgtcaataaaatattttaagtcaaTCTTTGAAATTGAGCAAGTATCATCCCAGGAAGAACCATATAAACACAGTACAATCATACCTATAAAACTCAACCAAAATTTCATCACTAGTGCCAGCATTAACTATACAATCCCATTCCCAAGCAGAAAAATACTGCGAGAAGTTTCGGACAAATTCTAGAATTGTCTCTTTCCCTGGAATGGCAGGAGAAACAATATCCAATCCTACAAGGCATAGTGGTTCAGAAGCTATGGCCACATAGTCACCTTGATGGGatgtattgaaattaaaattgggAAATTCCAGGTTAACTTCATCATATTCCTGAAAAACAACAATGTCAATATGCATCAAATGTAACATGATTgtcattataaaataaaaaagacaagaTAGGTTTTCACACACAGAATGCTCATAAAGAATAAACGAAGATTTATTTTATCTGTTGTGCTATACAATTAGAGTCCTCATGCTTAACAATAAAGCAATAAGGATGCACAAGATACAGTCACAAACAGATACATAGACAAGCATAGACAAACACACACCCATAGTCCACGCATTTCCATATGCATATGAATTTACTCTAGTAaaatttacccttttttttttgtcttataacTTCAGTCTTTCCTACCTCATTGAGTTATTCATGGCCTCTACAGCATTGAAAACTACTTCTAATTCATACAACATGTATTCTTTGCAACTAGAAAAGTCAAATATAAACCTTCATCCAAGTTTGGAAGAAGCCAAATGCATGTATATATGTCATGTTCCACATCGGTTGAAGTAAGAAGTTCCTAAAACTATATATGTAGGAGGCTCCTTTTAACTATGTAAATGCATTTttaagccattttttttatcagtaaaTGATAAATGTATTAAAAACGCCAAAAAGGGCAAATCAAAGTACACACGTTGTATACAACGGCAGccaaaaaaggccaaaaaaaaggAGGAGAAGACAAAAAGATACTCCCTCCCTCAAACTaaccccaaccaatcaataaaatctattATGGACATCAATCTTTCACCTATAAACAGTTTGGTCCAAGTTAACAAGTTACACAAAAACAAGTATTTCAGCCTTTGGATTGAGAGTTCCACATTCTCAAAAGATTTTCTATTTCCCTCTTTCCAAATAGTCCAGAAGAGGCATAAATGAGCTGCCCTCCAAACCTTTTTCCGCTTTCTTCCAACAAAGGAACCATGCCAGCCTAGCAAAGTCTCTCTAACTGTGGACTGCATTTTTAAGCCATGAGAACTCATTAGACCTAAAGTGACTAATATCTACATGGGAGGGAACCAATTGGTTTATCATAAATAATCCCCAACCCCAGCGGAATTCTCCCAAGAATTTTTCTTTCTGTCTTAACCAAGTTCCCAAAGGTGGAACTTTCCCATCAACATTAACATCAATTTGATTAGGCAACTCATTGGAATTGAGGAGAATGTTTTATTACAGTTGGCAAGTTTAAAGACTGTTGTGACCACACAAATGAACTCTAATAAGCTACACCTTTAAGTagatgaataaatgaataaaaacaagCATCTTATAGTTGGTGATACCAGATAGGGTTTGCCTTCAATTGTGCGCTTAATGATTATTTGGTGGAATGGGATTCCCAACACTTGATGCACTAGAGCATACTGAAGCAACCGGCTCACAAGTGCTCGTTTCCGATCTTCCATTTTCACAAATCTAACAATGAAAAagcaatgaaaattttaagaaaatggagAATTCACAtatgctctgtttggttggtaTGAAAAtggacaaaaagaaaagaattaatttttttttttaatttattgtttttgtttccaGATAATGAAGAACTTAACACAACCATGCCACAAAAGGTAGCTTAGGGTTACCGGATGGCGTGCCCTTTCCCCTACAGTCCTAGACAACGAGAAATTTAAGAATCAAACTTcataatctttttcttttctagcaTATTCTCAGCGACCAAACAAAACATTAGTGAAACAATGATGACAACTGCTGGAAGAACCATGAAAAGGGCAGTCGTAGATGGTACACGTGAAATTGGTCTCGGTATTGCCCTGTTCGGTTGCGGAGAAAGTGTAGgaatagaaaatttcaatatgaaCATACTTGGGGAAGATGGAAAGAACCCTCAACTCACCCGTGCCTAACACAGATGGAATTGAGGGTAGCtggttttcttttaaattttctgaGCTCACAAACAGGGgctataaagaaaagaaaagagaccTGGTGATAGAGGAGTGGTGATGTTGGGGAAGAAGAGAGAGAGCAAAAGAGAATTGATGAGAAGTCGGGTTCCACTCTGATATATCCACTGCCCATCTCTCTACTCCCTTCTCCATGCTTTCACCCTGTCTTCTCTCAGTCTCACGCACCAATCGCATATTGCCtacttttatttcaaatttggaACGTGTTattgaaaaatagattgaatctagttttatgttctttttaacaaaaatccattttctaaattcaaaattatggacttattttgcaattgttttttcgaataattttttattctctatggCGATAGAACCAGAAATACATGTATGACAATCAGAAaccgttttttattttatattcttaagaataaataataaaatattttcaaaaaaatattttttaattattttataattgtttttcacttattttctatctattgttttaagaaataattatataaatgtaaaatgattaaaaataagacattagatataattatttttaaaatattaaaaatagattaaaaatattttaggtttttaaatgtatgtttgttttataaaatgttataaaataattttcagaactgtttttaaaattttttttatcaaacagGGCTTATATTTTGCAAAGTTCTCTTACTATTCATCTTAAAAAACAAGgtgaattttaagaataaaatttaggtatttttaaatgttataatatgttgaaaatttttatattatatcagTGCATAGTGTtttcatacaaaataaataaataaaattatgttttttatatttgagttaataggaaaattttgtttcaaaaaatacaGGATGaagttgttaataattattctcaaatattgagatttttatgtaataaagatatgagaaatttcaaatttgaagaaCTAATTAAGAATTGTTTGGCCAGACTTTTAAAAAACTCTttcaacacaaaaaaaaaagtctttttaaaaaggaaaaagatgcttgataaaattaaaaaaccacTTCTAagaattttacaaattatttaaaatattttttgaaaaaaatattggatCCACGTTTGAAAACGcttttactaaaaatactttgTAAAAAGAAACACTGCAAACCCACCTCAAATGTAATAATGTTATATTTGGACATCAATCACATACGCATCAGCCAAACACATCCTTGGAATAAAAAAGATTTGTGGGAGTTATCATCCTATTTAGATGGGGGGTCAGGGCCAATGGCCGGGAGGCACGTCTCGTTAGTCATCTCCCCTGTTCACTAAAAACAGACGCATACCAGTCCATTTTAGGACTCAACAAAGACTCAGCCTCATTGTTTTAGGTGGCCGCATGGGGCCAATACCGTAGCTTTCATTACCCCAACTGCTTTGCCATCACGGCATTTTACAGATTAATTATAGAAAAAGGGGAAGACCCCACCAGAGTTTTCATACTATTTTGGAAATGGTGGTTGCCTCTTTATTCCTGTATAAAATGCTGCATGCCCCTTCCGATTCCATAACCTCAATCACTAGCTTCTAATTACCACGCCCCCCTAAAGGACGTCCAAATGACCAAGTATGTGAAGCTCCGTAAGTGCAAGCTCAGCCAGGATGACCCCTGCTCGCCACCACCGGACTCCGGTGATCACCCGCCTCCAATTACGCGTGTTAGTCCAcacggtggtggtggtggtgacaCCCATAAGGTGAGGAGACTTGTGGAAGCCATGCACAAGGTCATAATGAATAGGGAGCAGCGGCGGTGGCGGAAGGTAGGCGGGGATGGGTTTTCCGACGACTTTGAGAAGGTCGATGGTGGGAAGCAGCAGGGGCCTAGCTAAATGGCTTAAGAAGTTGTATCATGTGGTGCATGCTctgtttcaaaatttaataacatCATTCACCTCTTTTTTccaacttattatttttctttcttatcttttttaaaCGTGGATTAATCATAAATGAATTCTTTAGCAGAACTTGCTATTCATGCTGATCAATTTGAAAGCAACGtacacattttttaaaaaaattcttgggTTCAACTTAAAAGTTGAATACTAGACATCCTTAGACCAACTTGTAAGATGAAACAAATGGGGTTAGTTAACAAATCCAATGCAGAATATGATGATCTAGTGTGATCATGGATATAATATTGAACAACAATAGGTAATGGTATGATATGTTATGGTATATagaattttatcaaacacttgaTGGGACTACAATATCAAAACTATATAACTCATGTATCAAATAGTTTAGTGCCTTCAACTTGGTCTATATGTACTTCTTGATACCATCTCCTCAAAACGCCTGAGTTATATCTTCTTACTCTACCCCATGATGCAATGATTGTATCTTCAAAAACCACTTTatcaaaactattttatgataGTAGGTGGtgctttcttttcttccactCTTCCTTGATCAACCTGGTTTTAGAGAACTTACAAGGAATTTGGGGTGTATTTTCTTTCAATGGATTTTGCAACTTCACTCTT
Proteins encoded:
- the LOC100257971 gene encoding uncharacterized protein LOC100257971 isoform X1, with product MGSGYIRVEPDFSSILFCSLSSSPTSPLLYHQVSFLFFIAPVCELRKFKRKPATLNSICVRHGFVKMEDRKRALVSRLLQYALVHQVLGIPFHQIIIKRTIEGKPYLEYDEVNLEFPNFNFNTSHQGDYVAIASEPLCLVGLDIVSPAIPGKETILEFVRNFSQYFSAWEWDCIVNAGTSDEILVEFYRYWSLKEAFVKALGTGLAYRLDNVEFHHTNWTNIYVNRNGEDKNEWRFWLSELGKGHLVSIARGPPRLAAESYKRTLKRVDFGEEEYHLGLHLPNASFKLQTVEQLVSVQGRADYGIPTDNKVHRFEADEVVNGEI
- the LOC100257971 gene encoding uncharacterized protein LOC100257971 isoform X2, with translation MRLVRETERRQGESMEKGVERWAVDISEWNPTSHQFSFALSLLPQHHHSSITRFVKMEDRKRALVSRLLQYALVHQVLGIPFHQIIIKRTIEGKPYLEYDEVNLEFPNFNFNTSHQGDYVAIASEPLCLVGLDIVSPAIPGKETILEFVRNFSQYFSAWEWDCIVNAGTSDEILVEFYRYWSLKEAFVKALGTGLAYRLDNVEFHHTNWTNIYVNRNGEDKNEWRFWLSELGKGHLVSIARGPPRLAAESYKRTLKRVDFGEEEYHLGLHLPNASFKLQTVEQLVSVQGRADYGIPTDNKVHRFEADEVVNGEI